The genomic DNA GTCGTAACTCGCCGGCCGTCGAGCAGCCCGGCCTCGCCAAGAACGAAGGCCCCCGTGCAGATGGCGGCGACGCGCCGGGCTTGAGGGGCCGCACGCTGAACGAGTGCGACGAGGCCCGGCGTCGACGGTTGCACGAAGGTGCCGCCGCCGATGACGAGCGTGTCGAAAGGCGTTTCGCCGAACGCCTCCGTCTCCACGTTCATGCCGGCCGAGGTGCTGACCGAACCTCCATGTTCGGAGACGAAGCGGATGTCGTAGGTCGCCTCTTCCGCCGCGAGGTTGGCGACCTCGAAGGCCGGCACGGCCGCCAGCGCCATAATCGAGTAGCCTGGATAGACGACGAACCCGACGCGCTGCATGCCCGTCTCCTATGACCTAAAACGACGCAACTATGACATTTGCGCCGCATGCAGGCAACGGTAGCTTCCTCCCATCGAACGCCGCCAACCCGTGGCGCGAGGCAAGAGGAGAACGATGATGGCTACCCAAACTGGCAAGGGCCTTGCCGTCGTGACCGGCGCATCCGCCGGCATCGGCGCGATCTACGCCGACCGTCTCGCCAAGCGGGGCTATGACCTCCTGCTGGTCGCCCGGAACGGTGAACGTCTGCAGGCACTGGCCGACCGCCTGACCAACGAGACTGGGCGCAAGGTCGAGCTGTTGAAGGCCGACTTGGGCCGAAAGGACGATCTCGCACGCTTGGAGGCTCGCCTGCGCGAAGACGCGAGCATCACCATGCTCGTCAACAACGCCGGCATCGGCTCCGTCGCCTCGACCCTTCAGGCCGACGTGGAGACGATGGACGCGATGATCCAGCTCAACATCACCGCGCTGACCCGTTTGACCTATGCGGTCGCGCCGGCTTTCGTGGCGCGCGGATCGGGGACCATCATCAACATCTCGTCCATCGTCGGCATCGCGGTCGAGATGCTCAACGGCGTCTACAG from Methylobacterium oryzae includes the following:
- a CDS encoding SDR family NAD(P)-dependent oxidoreductase gives rise to the protein MATQTGKGLAVVTGASAGIGAIYADRLAKRGYDLLLVARNGERLQALADRLTNETGRKVELLKADLGRKDDLARLEARLREDASITMLVNNAGIGSVASTLQADVETMDAMIQLNITALTRLTYAVAPAFVARGSGTIINISSIVGIAVEMLNGVYSASKSYVLSFGHALQKDLADKGVRVQTVLPGATATEFWDIAGYAAQKTSAITMSAADLVDAALAGLDQGELVTIPGLQDAADWTRWEEDRRAMAAKFGNAKPSARYGLATANAA